The segment GCAGTTGCGGTTCGAGCAGCTTGAGGACCGGGAGGTAGAGCTCCTTCCAGCCGTCCAGCAGCAGCAGATCGACCGGCCCGGGGAGGGTGCCGAGCTGCTCCCGGGCGTCGCCGGTCCTGATTTCGGCGAAGTCGGCGAGCCCGGCGCGCTCCAGGTGGCTGCGGGCCCGGTCGGCCTTGCCCGGGTGCAGCTCCGAGCCGATGATGCGGCCGCTGCCGTTGTCGCGCAGGGCGGCCGCCGCATAGATCGTCGAGGCACCGAAGGAGGTGCCGAACTCCACGACGAGGGCCGGGCGCAGGCTCCGTACGAGCTGGTAGAGGAAGGTGCCGACCTGCGGGTGTACGGGCAGCGCGGCCTGGGCGCAGAGCTCGGCCGCCTCCTGCGCGGTGGGCGGCTGCGGCCAGTCGGCGGCGGTGGCGTAGGCCCGCTTCATGACGTCCGGGTCGTTGCGCTCGGCGGTCCGGGCGATCTCGTCCAGGACGGCCCCCACGCGCGGGTCGGCGAGTCCGGTGGTGGCGGTGGTCATGCCTGTGCCCTCCCGTCCCGCACGGCGGCCAGCAGCGCGGGGTCGAGGTAGCTCTGCGCGTTGTAGATGGTCCGGTCGGTGTCGAGTATCTCGCGCCGGCCGTGCATCACCCGGGTATTGTCGATCAGCGCCACGTCGCCGTCCTGCCAGTCCAGCTCCTCGGTCAGCTCCTCGGTCAGGCGGCGGAATTCGGCGAGCAGCTCCTCGGGGATCTCCGTGCCGTCGGCGAAGGTGATGCGTGGGGCCTCGTAGTTGTACGAGGGGCCGAAGACGCTGTTGGCCCAGGAGAGCCGGCTGCCGAAGAGCGTGGGGTGGACGGCGCCGACGCGGTAGGCATAGTGGATGGAGCCGTCGTCGTTGAGCTGGAGGGTGGTGGAGACGCTGCCGCCCACCAGGTCCTTCATATCGGCGAAGGTGACGTCGTCGAGCGCTTTGCGGCCTTCCGTCTGGTGACAGACGAAGGCCTTCCACTTGGGCTCCTCCACCCGGCGGCTGTACATGATGTCCTTGACGCCGAAGACCTCGCGGGCGGTGTCACTCGCCGCGTCCCAGACCCGGTAGCCGTCACAGACGGTGGTCTGGGAGCCGCTGGCGGCGGCATTCTCGCACAGGAACCACGTCAGGTCGGGGCCGAACGGGCTGTTGCCGTTCTCCAGATGGAGGCCGACGGCGACGGTGCCCGCGTCCACCTTCTGGGCGACCTCGCCGCCGTGGAAGGAGCGCGCCGGGTCGAGGGTGATCCGGCTGGAGTGCGCCTTCACGAAGGAGGTGAACTCCTCCAGGTCCGTGCGGAAGCCCCGGAACAGCAGAAAGCCGGCGTCGGCGAGCAGCCCGGTGACCCATGCGGGGTCCAGTGCACCGAGCGACCGGTCCCCGGTGGGCAGGACGAGCCGGCCGGTGGCGGCCCCGTAGGGCTCGACGTCAGCGATGGTGGTCATGCGTCTGCTCCTTGGTGGTCGTACAGCGTTCCGTTGGACAGGGCGGTACGGATGGCTGCGCGCATGGGCCGTCCGGTGACGGTGAAGAACCGGCGGTAGAGGCGCTCGTCGGCGACGGTGAGGTGCGGCACGGCGATCCGCTCCACCTCGGAGAGGTGCGCTTCGCCGAACTCCCGGACGGCCGTTTCGGCCGCCGCGAGGTCGGTGGACTCCTTGACGAGGAAGAGTCCGTGGAGGACGGTGAGCCCGTCACCGATCACGGCGACGGCGCGGACGAACGGGAGTTGGGCATACTGCGCCTCGACCCACTCGGGTGCCACATTGCGGCCGGCCGCGGTGATGATGACGTTCTTCTTGCGTCCGGTGATGCTGATGAAGCCGTCCTCGTCGATCCGGGCCAGATCGCCGGTACGAAGCCAGCCGTCGGCGTCGAGGACCAGGCTGGAGGGGTCGTCGCGGGTGTAGCCGGCGAACAACGAGGTGCTGCTGACCAGGAGTTCACCGTCGTCCGCGGTCCGGACACGGACATGTGGCAGCGGCCGGCCGACGGTGCCCGGCCGGCGCGCGTCCGGGGTGTTCCAGCTGACCACGGAGCTGTTCTCGGACAGTCCGTACCCCTCGTGCACGGGGAGCCCGTGGTCCTCCAGCCGCCGCAGCAGTTCGGGGTGCACGGGCGCCCCGCCGCAGCAGATGAGCGGTGCGCCGGGAGTGCCGAACAGGGCCGGGGCGACCGCGGCTCCGCTCGCCACGGCCTCGTCCGCGGCGGTGGCGAAGGCGTCGACGAGCGCGGGCGTGGCGACCATCGCGGTCGGGCGGGCGGCCGTCACATACGGCAGGACGTCGGCCGGGGCCGCCGCCGCGGTGCCGACCAGGGC is part of the Streptomyces platensis genome and harbors:
- a CDS encoding TauD/TfdA family dioxygenase, whose amino-acid sequence is MTTIADVEPYGAATGRLVLPTGDRSLGALDPAWVTGLLADAGFLLFRGFRTDLEEFTSFVKAHSSRITLDPARSFHGGEVAQKVDAGTVAVGLHLENGNSPFGPDLTWFLCENAAASGSQTTVCDGYRVWDAASDTAREVFGVKDIMYSRRVEEPKWKAFVCHQTEGRKALDDVTFADMKDLVGGSVSTTLQLNDDGSIHYAYRVGAVHPTLFGSRLSWANSVFGPSYNYEAPRITFADGTEIPEELLAEFRRLTEELTEELDWQDGDVALIDNTRVMHGRREILDTDRTIYNAQSYLDPALLAAVRDGRAQA
- a CDS encoding O-methyltransferase, with amino-acid sequence MTTATTGLADPRVGAVLDEIARTAERNDPDVMKRAYATAADWPQPPTAQEAAELCAQAALPVHPQVGTFLYQLVRSLRPALVVEFGTSFGASTIYAAAALRDNGSGRIIGSELHPGKADRARSHLERAGLADFAEIRTGDAREQLGTLPGPVDLLLLDGWKELYLPVLKLLEPQLRAGGLVVSDNLPMLPPEFTDHVRTAGNGYLSQQLPLGDGIEFSVRLQEAA
- a CDS encoding AMP-binding protein, whose protein sequence is MLGIEQSLVRFGESEHPLVEVLGEDGTPARTLSYQEVTRRAAELAERIGPHDGRPLRIGVVCGNTPEYVVADLALIAARATEVPVPLAFSAEQAAGLLAETDLCVVDAAGQERLTQWGRDRVLRPDCTVLPLSTDGPVPSAPLVLPPAADGGADWECKIIHTSGTTSRPKGVRIRAAALNELLTSLRSVMPDGAFSRYLSVVPFSLLIEQVTGLYMVLLDGGTVVLMPPGKALVGTAAAAPADVLPYVTAARPTAMVATPALVDAFATAADEAVASGAAVAPALFGTPGAPLICCGGAPVHPELLRRLEDHGLPVHEGYGLSENSSVVSWNTPDARRPGTVGRPLPHVRVRTADDGELLVSSTSLFAGYTRDDPSSLVLDADGWLRTGDLARIDEDGFISITGRKKNVIITAAGRNVAPEWVEAQYAQLPFVRAVAVIGDGLTVLHGLFLVKESTDLAAAETAVREFGEAHLSEVERIAVPHLTVADERLYRRFFTVTGRPMRAAIRTALSNGTLYDHQGADA